The following nucleotide sequence is from Paenibacillus odorifer.
TTTCATACGCGCTCTCCTCACCATCTGTCATTTAATAAATTATCAGCAATTTCAACCTCACTGCAGGCATTTAATTCAATCGCATCATCAAGCCTCACCACTGCCTGCCGGAATTCCATTGCACTTAAAGACCAGTCCGCAGGTGCTCTTGTTACTAAGGGCCAACGCATCAATACTCTCAAACTTGGATTAGTGACATCCCGGTTCTCTTCCTCGCTGGCAGTATTCGAGATAAAATAAGGTTTCCGGATGGCCTCGTCCGGATAGAAATGATAGCAGCCCTTCGGCAATCCAGTAGTCCCGGGCCGGGAATTTCAGCGACAGCCTGAATAGCCCGAACCATGGCTGGCTGCGCGTCTAAACCAGAATCCGGCAGTACTCCATAATCCGTCAGGCGGATTACAGTAGGAGTAGTTAAGGCATTGTTCTCGGCAGAAGTGATCATCGGCACCGCCTTTCTTTTTTTGTAAACGCTTAATATTTGGCAGTATAATATCTCCACTTAAAATAATCAATTGTGCAGCAGTTTCAGAATACGCAGGCTGGTACCTTTACTCTGTTCGTCCTTCAGCCCCGTAATGCGTACTGTAACCCGCAGTTCTTGACGTTGTTCCCGGATCGGAAACATGGCGATAATAGGCCGAAAGGCAAGCGGACACCATTCATCGAATAAGTTCACAGCTTTATAAGAACTGTCATTAAGCGAATATTCAAAAATCCCGCTGTCCGGTCCGTAGAGCAGCATCAAGCCTGCGCTTTGCCCGGTTACGGTAAAAGAAAACATAGCCTCCTTGCTATGGGTATACAGATGCTCTGTTCCAAAACGCCAGTTCATCAGCGGATCTCCTGCAGACAGTTCGCGAAGTTCGTAACCGTTCACATGATCAGCCGCGCGGAAATCAAGCAGACTGCCATATTCATAATTTTGCTCCGCTAAGGGTGGAATATCTAAAGAGCTTTCGCTGCTCAAATTCGTCTTGCCAGGAACAAGCGCTGTCTCCAGATACTCTCGCAAAAAAGAAGCATACAGCGCATGACCGTCATCATTGGGATGATATCCATCCGGTGCCAGCTTAGTCCACTCCATTTGTCCCGCCTCTAGCTGCGCATAGACTCTAGCTGCAAAATTAACAGAGGGAAGCTTATAATGCTCAGCTACTTCTTCATGGACAGCGATATTAAAGGGATTGCTCCCGGAGAGATTCTTCTCTGCTGCCGTATACAAAAAGCAAATATCAGTGCCCGGTGACAACCGTCTGCATTGGCGGACAATGCCCTCCATCCCTCTAATGGATTCTTCCCGGTCACTGCCGTCATTGACGCTAAATTCAACGAATAACAAATCAATTGTGCCCTGCTGCAGGACATGCTCCTGTAATCGATGAGCACCTAAAGTTGAGTTCGTTCCTCCCACTCCTGCGTTGATGAAGCGGAACTCCTGATCCGCAAACCGTTCCTGAAGATACTTACCGATGAGCGCTCTCCAGCTATATGTGTCTGCTTCGGAAGCACCTGCCCCCTCCGTAATTGAGCCGCCTAAAAAGGCAACGGTCACAGTCCCTTTTTCCGTAAGCCTGCCGTTAATTTGAGGTAGTCCACGGCGCGGAACTACAAATGAATGATTGCAATGTTTCTCGTCTGTCATAACTCAACCTCCATCCATAAAAAACCATATTTTCTCCTTGAAATCAAGAAATCAGGTGCGGGGTCTATCATACAGCACCTGATTCTGATTTCAATACTTATTTTTTTGAAGTATCATAAGCCTTTTGTAAAATTTCGAGATAACGGTCAAGCTTCAAGTTCTGCAATCCCTTTACATAAGCGTCCCAGTCCTTGTTCAGATCCTTGTTGCCTGTGATGAATTGCAGCTCATTTTGTTCGATGTAATTTTTCAAATTTGTCTGCAGCAAGCTGGCTTCATCAATCTCACTTGGATCAATCCAGATCGACCAGATAGGGAACAACTCTTTAGGTTCATGACCTTCGTATAGCAGAGTCGCATCATACAATCTACGTTCGTAACCATCAGAAGCAAAGATGTCGGTACCTTGAACGTAAGTATCACGGTATTCTTTAGGCTCATAGAAGTGAGCCATACCACTCCAGCCCGCATTACGTGGTGCTGCGCCTTCTTCACCTGGAATTAATTTGATCATCGGTTTAACATCTTTACCCAACGCCACATCGCCTTCAACCG
It contains:
- a CDS encoding SGNH/GDSL hydrolase family protein — translated: MTDEKHCNHSFVVPRRGLPQINGRLTEKGTVTVAFLGGSITEGAGASEADTYSWRALIGKYLQERFADQEFRFINAGVGGTNSTLGAHRLQEHVLQQGTIDLLFVEFSVNDGSDREESIRGMEGIVRQCRRLSPGTDICFLYTAAEKNLSGSNPFNIAVHEEVAEHYKLPSVNFAARVYAQLEAGQMEWTKLAPDGYHPNDDGHALYASFLREYLETALVPGKTNLSSESSLDIPPLAEQNYEYGSLLDFRAADHVNGYELRELSAGDPLMNWRFGTEHLYTHSKEAMFSFTVTGQSAGLMLLYGPDSGIFEYSLNDSSYKAVNLFDEWCPLAFRPIIAMFPIREQRQELRVTVRITGLKDEQSKGTSLRILKLLHN